The Enterobacter asburiae genome window below encodes:
- the yqaB gene encoding fructose-1-phosphate/6-phosphogluconate phosphatase has protein sequence MYAQYDGLIFDMDGTLLDTEPTHRQAWTDVLGRYGMRFDLQAMIALNGSPTWRIAQAVIELNQAELDPHLLAREKTDAVKAMLLDTVRPLPLIDVVKEWHGRRPMSVGTGSESAIAEALLNHLGLRHYFSAVVAADHVKHHKPAPDTFLLCAELMGVPAAKCVVFEDADFGIQAARDAGMDAVDVRLL, from the coding sequence ATGTACGCACAGTATGACGGTTTGATCTTCGATATGGACGGCACTCTCCTGGATACCGAACCCACGCATCGTCAAGCCTGGACTGACGTCCTGGGCCGCTACGGAATGCGTTTCGATCTTCAGGCGATGATTGCCCTCAACGGATCCCCCACCTGGCGTATTGCACAGGCCGTCATTGAACTGAATCAGGCCGAACTCGACCCGCACCTGCTCGCGCGCGAAAAAACCGATGCGGTAAAAGCCATGCTTTTAGATACCGTACGTCCTCTGCCGCTGATTGATGTGGTAAAAGAGTGGCACGGGCGTCGCCCGATGTCGGTCGGAACAGGCAGCGAAAGTGCGATTGCTGAGGCATTACTCAACCATCTTGGCCTGCGCCACTATTTTTCTGCCGTAGTTGCCGCCGATCATGTTAAACATCACAAGCCCGCACCGGACACCTTCCTGCTTTGCGCAGAATTAATGGGCGTCCCGGCGGCTAAATGCGTCGTGTTTGAAGACGCCGATTTCGGCATTCAGGCCGCGCGTGATGCCGGAATGGATGCGGTGGATGTGCGCTTACTGTGA